The region AGCCGCGCAGGGTGCCGCCGGTCATCACGACCTCGACCCGGTTGGCATGCGCCAACGCCTGTGCGACCAGCAGGGAATTGGTGACCACGGTCAGCCCCGGAACCCGCGCGAGCCGGCGGGCCAGCTCCTGCGTGGTGGTTCCGGCGCCGACGACCACGGCCTCGCCCTCGTCGACGAGACCGGCCGCGAGATCGGCGATGGCCGTCTTCTCCGCGGTCGCTAGATGGGATTTCTGCGGGAAGCCGGACTCCCTGGTGAATCCGCCCGGCAGCACCGCACCGCCGTGCCGGCGGTCGAGAAGTCCTTCTGCCTCCAGCGCCCGCACATCACGCCGTACGGTCACTTCGGAGGTCTGGACGACGCGGGCGAGCTCCCGGAGCGACACCGCTCCGTTCGCACGCACCATTTCAAGGATCAATTGGCGACGTTCTGCAGCGAACACGAAACTGACAGTAACGCCAACGACCGTCTGTTTTCAGCAGCTTGCACCAATTAGCAGAAGTTGGACATCTCTGAAGGCGCGAAGTGCTATAAGGACCGGATCTACGACTCTTCCTGAGTCTTCCGGGTGTGCAACTGCCGCGCCACCTCGGCGATCGAACCGGACAGCGAGGGGTAGACCGTGAACGCCTTGGCGATCTGCTCCACCGTCAGGTTGTTGTCGACCGCCAGCGACATCGGGTGGATCAGCTCGCTCGCCCGCGGCGCGACCACCACACCGCCGACCACGATGCCGGTGCCCGGACGGCAGAAGATCTTGACGAAGCCGTCCCGGATGCCCTGCATCTTCGCCCGCGGATTGCGCAGCAGCGGCAGCTTCACCACCCGGGCGTCGATCTTCCCGCCGTCCACGTCCGCCTGCGAGTAGCCGACCGTGGCGATCTCCGGGTCGGTGAAGACGTTCGCGGAAACCGTCTTCAGGTTCAGCGGCGTCACCGCGTCCCCCAAGAAGTGGTACATCGCGATCCGGCCCTGCATCGCCGCCACCGACGCCAGCGCCAGCACGCCGGTGCAGTCACCGGCCGCGTAGATGCCCGGCGCGCTGGTCCGGGAGACCTTGTCGGTCAGGATGTGCCCCGACTCGGCCAGCTTGACCCCGGCCTCCTCCAGCCCCATGTCCGCCGTGTTCGGGATCGAGCCGACCGCCATCAGACAGTGGGTACCGGAGATGACCCGCCCGTCCGAGAGCGTCACCTCCACCCGGTCCCCCACCCGCTTGGCCGCCTGCGCGCGCGAGCGGGACATCACATTCATCCCCCGGCGCCGGAACACGTCCTCCAGCACCGCCGCCGCGTCCGGGTCCTCGCCCGGCAGCACCCGGTCCCGGCTGGAGACCAGCGTGACCTTCGACCCCAGCGCCTGATACGCACCAGCGAACTCCGCGCCCGTGACACCGGAGCCGACCACGATCAGCTCCTCGGGGAGCTCGTCCAGGTCGTACACCTGCGTCCAGTTCAGGATCCGCTCGCCGTCCGGCTTCGCGTCCGGGATCTCCCTCGGATGGGCACCGGTCGCCACCAGCACCGCGTCCGCCACCAGCGTCTGCTCGGTGCCGTCCGCCGCCCGCACGATCACCCGCCGCGAGCCGTCCAGCGACTGCTGCGGCTCCACCCGCCCGTACCCGCGCAAGACCCGGCCGCCGGCCCGCGTGACCGAGGCCGTGATGTCGTGCGACTGGGCGAGCGCGAGCCGCTTCACCCGGCGGTTGACCTTGCCGAGATCCACCCCGACCACCCGGGCCGCCTGCTCCATCGGCGGAGTGTCGTCGGCGACGATGATCCCCAACTCCTCATAGGAGGAGTCGAAGGTCGTCATCACCTCGGCGGTGGCGATCAACGTCTTCGACGGCACGCAGTCGGTGAGCACCGACGCGCCGCCCAGACCGTCGCAATCGACGACGGTCACCTCCGAGCCGAGCTGCGCGGCGACCAGCGCCGCCTCATAGCCGCCGGGTCCGCCACCAATGATCACGATCCGAGTCACATGCTCCATTGTCCCGCACCGGTTCGACTGGCTTCAGCCCGGGGGGTTTCGCGGGGGCGACTGACGTACGAACCTCCCACCCCGGGGGCCGTTCCGCCCCTCTCCCGTACCCTCAGACCCATGTCGCTCTACGCCGCGTACGCCGGCAACCTCGACGCGCGGCTGATGTCCCGCCGCGCACCGCACTCCCCGCTGCGCGGAACGGGCTGGCTGAACGGCTGGCGGCTCACCTTCGGCGGAGAGCAGATGGGCTGGGAAGGCGCCCTCGCCACCATCGTGGAGGCCCCGCGCTCCCAGGTCTTCGTCGCCCTCTACGACATCGCGCCCATGGACGAGGACTCCATGGACCGCTGGGAGGGCGTCGGCCTCGACATCTACCGCCGGATGCGGATCCGCGTCCACACCCTGGACGGCGACGAACCCGCCTGGCTCTACGTCCTCAACGGCTACGAGGGCGGCCTGCCCTCGGCCCGCTACCTCGGCGAAATCGCCGACGCGGCGGAATCCGCGGGCGCGCCGCACGACTATGTGATGGAGCTGCGGAAGCGCCCCTGCTGAGTCCGGTGTTTCCGGTGTGTCTGTGTCTCCGGGCTGGCCGTGTCTCCGGCTGGCCGTGTGCCGGGGCGGGCCGTGTGCCCGGGCGGCCCGAGAGCCTGGGGGTCTGGGGGTCCGTGTCTCGGAGCGGCCCAGGGGCCGTGGGTCGGGCGGTCCGGGCATCCGTGCCTCCCGTGAGTCCGCGGGCCTGAACGGCCCAGGGGCCCAGTCGGCCCGAGGATCCGGGAGTCCGGGGGCCCGTGTTTCCGGGCGGCCCGGGGGCCTGGGGGTCTGGGGGTCCGTGTCTCGGAGC is a window of Streptomyces violaceusniger Tu 4113 DNA encoding:
- a CDS encoding NAD(P)H-quinone dehydrogenase, producing MEHVTRIVIIGGGPGGYEAALVAAQLGSEVTVVDCDGLGGASVLTDCVPSKTLIATAEVMTTFDSSYEELGIIVADDTPPMEQAARVVGVDLGKVNRRVKRLALAQSHDITASVTRAGGRVLRGYGRVEPQQSLDGSRRVIVRAADGTEQTLVADAVLVATGAHPREIPDAKPDGERILNWTQVYDLDELPEELIVVGSGVTGAEFAGAYQALGSKVTLVSSRDRVLPGEDPDAAAVLEDVFRRRGMNVMSRSRAQAAKRVGDRVEVTLSDGRVISGTHCLMAVGSIPNTADMGLEEAGVKLAESGHILTDKVSRTSAPGIYAAGDCTGVLALASVAAMQGRIAMYHFLGDAVTPLNLKTVSANVFTDPEIATVGYSQADVDGGKIDARVVKLPLLRNPRAKMQGIRDGFVKIFCRPGTGIVVGGVVVAPRASELIHPMSLAVDNNLTVEQIAKAFTVYPSLSGSIAEVARQLHTRKTQEES
- a CDS encoding gamma-glutamylcyclotransferase gives rise to the protein MSLYAAYAGNLDARLMSRRAPHSPLRGTGWLNGWRLTFGGEQMGWEGALATIVEAPRSQVFVALYDIAPMDEDSMDRWEGVGLDIYRRMRIRVHTLDGDEPAWLYVLNGYEGGLPSARYLGEIADAAESAGAPHDYVMELRKRPC